The following proteins are encoded in a genomic region of Nonomuraea muscovyensis:
- a CDS encoding DUF5682 family protein, translating to MSGVSVLGVRHHGPGSARAVREELRRLRPDVILVEGPPEADGLVGLAADLEPPVALLAHVPGSPSSAAFWPFAGFSPEWQAILYGVAHGVPVRFCDLPAAHSLAEEARTRPEEARLDPVAALAVAGGYDDPERWWEDVVEHRGDTPFEVIAEAMAAVREGHTPDEREARREAYMRKTLRAALRQGHERIAVVCGAWHVPALTGPPPPARADDALLRGLPRVRAELTWVPWTYERLSWWSGYGAGIGAPGWYHHLFTVPDRPVERWLAGAAALLRDEGLAVSPAHVIEAARLAHSLATLRGRPLAGLGEVTDAVRAVLCEGDDVLVELIHGRMVVGDRLGRVTDGTPMVPLQRDLRERQRRLRLGPEALDRELTLDLRKPLDLERSHLLHRLRLLGADWGTPGESRGTGTFRETWTLRWRPEYDLALIEAAALGVTVAGAAARRARDLAAAAPVTLADLTALVERCLLAELPEALPDVLAALSAKAAVATDVTHLMAALPAMVRAHRYGDVRGTSEQGLAVIVRSMLDRICVGLPVAVTGLDDAAAAGLLARVDAVHTAIALLDDPPAPLARRQDSAESRTTPASGGTPASGGTPASGVIPDSEVIPASGTTARGRWLETLRGLCDRPGLHGLIEGRLTRILFDAGELGDVSARMSRAMSPGHPPARAAAWVEGFLTGGGLLLVHDSRLLGLVDGWLTGLPADRFTEVLPLLRRTFGGFAAPERRAIGERVRAAGPHGRRDEGPDVDERRAAAAVGTVLAILGRDRGRADG from the coding sequence GTGAGCGGCGTGTCCGTGCTGGGGGTGCGGCACCACGGGCCCGGGTCGGCGCGGGCCGTGCGGGAGGAGTTGCGGCGCCTGCGTCCCGACGTGATCCTCGTGGAGGGCCCGCCGGAGGCCGACGGGCTGGTGGGGCTCGCCGCCGACCTGGAGCCGCCGGTCGCGCTGCTCGCGCACGTGCCCGGCAGCCCGTCGAGCGCGGCGTTCTGGCCGTTCGCCGGGTTCTCGCCGGAGTGGCAGGCCATCCTGTACGGCGTCGCCCACGGCGTCCCCGTGCGCTTCTGCGACCTGCCCGCCGCCCACTCCCTCGCGGAGGAGGCCCGGACCCGGCCCGAGGAGGCTCGCCTCGACCCCGTCGCCGCCCTGGCCGTCGCCGGCGGCTACGACGACCCCGAACGCTGGTGGGAGGACGTCGTCGAGCACCGGGGCGACACGCCGTTCGAGGTGATCGCCGAGGCCATGGCCGCCGTGCGGGAGGGACACACGCCGGACGAGCGTGAGGCGCGGCGCGAGGCGTACATGCGCAAGACCCTGCGCGCCGCGCTCCGGCAGGGCCACGAGCGGATCGCGGTCGTCTGCGGCGCCTGGCACGTGCCGGCGCTGACCGGGCCGCCGCCACCCGCCAGGGCGGACGACGCGCTCCTGCGCGGTCTGCCCAGGGTGCGGGCCGAGCTGACCTGGGTCCCGTGGACGTACGAGCGGCTCTCCTGGTGGAGCGGCTACGGCGCCGGCATCGGCGCGCCCGGCTGGTACCACCACCTGTTCACCGTCCCCGACCGGCCCGTCGAACGATGGCTGGCCGGCGCGGCCGCGCTGCTGCGCGACGAGGGGCTGGCCGTCTCGCCCGCGCACGTCATCGAGGCGGCACGGCTCGCGCACAGCCTGGCGACACTGCGCGGCCGCCCGCTGGCCGGGCTCGGCGAGGTGACCGACGCCGTCAGGGCCGTGCTGTGCGAGGGCGACGACGTGCTGGTCGAGCTGATCCACGGCCGCATGGTCGTCGGCGACCGGCTCGGACGGGTGACCGACGGCACGCCCATGGTGCCCCTCCAGCGCGACCTGCGCGAACGGCAGCGCCGGCTCAGGCTCGGACCGGAGGCGCTCGACCGGGAGCTGACCCTCGACCTGCGCAAGCCGCTCGACCTCGAACGCAGCCATCTGCTCCACCGCCTGCGGCTGCTCGGCGCCGACTGGGGCACGCCGGGCGAGTCGCGCGGCACGGGCACGTTCAGGGAGACGTGGACGCTGCGCTGGCGGCCCGAGTACGACCTCGCGCTCATCGAGGCCGCCGCGCTGGGCGTCACGGTGGCGGGCGCCGCCGCGCGGCGCGCCCGCGACCTGGCCGCCGCCGCGCCCGTCACGCTGGCCGACCTGACGGCGCTGGTCGAGCGGTGCCTGCTGGCCGAGCTGCCGGAGGCGCTGCCGGACGTGCTGGCGGCGCTGTCGGCCAAGGCTGCCGTCGCCACGGACGTCACCCACCTGATGGCGGCGTTGCCGGCGATGGTCCGCGCCCACCGCTACGGCGACGTGCGCGGCACCTCCGAGCAGGGGCTGGCGGTGATCGTGCGGTCGATGCTCGACCGGATCTGCGTCGGGCTCCCGGTCGCGGTGACGGGCCTCGACGACGCCGCGGCGGCCGGGCTGCTCGCCCGCGTGGACGCCGTCCACACGGCGATCGCCCTCCTGGACGACCCGCCCGCCCCTCTCGCCCGTCGCCAGGACTCCGCCGAGTCGCGAACGACTCCCGCCTCCGGGGGGACCCCCGCCTCCGGGGGGACCCCCGCCTCGGGGGTGATTCCTGACTCGGAGGTGATTCCCGCCTCGGGGACGACCGCCAGAGGGAGGTGGCTGGAGACGCTGCGGGGGTTGTGCGACCGGCCCGGGTTGCACGGGCTGATCGAGGGGCGGCTGACGCGGATCCTGTTCGACGCGGGCGAGCTCGGCGACGTGTCCGCGCGGATGTCGAGGGCGATGTCGCCCGGCCATCCGCCGGCCAGGGCGGCGGCGTGGGTGGAGGGGTTCCTCACGGGCGGCGGGCTGCTGCTCGTGCACGACTCCCGGCTGCTCGGCCTGGTCGACGGCTGGCTGACAGGGCTGCCGGCCGACCGGTTCACCGAGGTGTTGCCGTTGCTCCGCCGGACGTTCGGCGGCTTCGCCGCACCGGAACGCAGGGCCATCGGCGAGCGCGTGCGCGCGGCCGGGCCGCACGGCCGGCGGGACGAAGGACCCGACGTGGACGAGCGCCGGGCGGCGGCGGCCGTCGGCACCGTGCTCGCGATCCTCGGCCGGGACCGGGGCCGCGCGGATGGGTGA
- a CDS encoding VWA domain-containing protein, with amino-acid sequence MDQDSDERLRRWRLVLGGGAADGTGVGLSGADARADGALAAVYDREGGLGASAPKVARWLGDIRGCFPSTVVQVMQRDAIDRLDLTRLLLEPEMLEAVEPDVHLVGTLLTLNRVLPDRARESARAVVRSVVDGLERRLAGRTRAAVAGALDRSARTRRPKRAADIDWDRTIRANLRHYLPERATVVPSRLVGYARRERAVRREVVLCVDQSGSMAASVVYAGVFGAALASMRSLRTSLVAFDTAVADLTDRLRDPVELLFGTQLGGGTDINRALAYAQGLITRPAGSILILISDLFEGGVREEMLRRVAALTQAGVQVIVLLALSDEGAPSYDHDNAAALAAMGVPAFACTPDAFPDLMAAAIERRDITRWVERHTT; translated from the coding sequence GTGGATCAGGACAGCGATGAGCGGCTGCGCAGGTGGCGGCTGGTGCTGGGCGGAGGTGCGGCCGACGGCACCGGCGTGGGGCTGAGCGGCGCCGATGCGCGCGCCGACGGGGCGCTGGCCGCCGTCTACGACCGGGAGGGCGGGCTCGGGGCGTCGGCGCCCAAGGTGGCGCGGTGGCTGGGCGACATCCGGGGCTGCTTCCCGTCCACCGTCGTGCAGGTCATGCAGCGCGACGCGATCGACCGCCTCGACCTCACCAGGCTGCTGCTCGAACCCGAGATGCTGGAGGCCGTGGAGCCCGACGTGCACCTGGTCGGCACGCTGCTCACGCTCAACCGGGTGCTGCCCGACCGGGCGCGCGAGTCGGCGAGGGCGGTGGTGCGCTCGGTCGTCGACGGGCTCGAACGCAGGCTCGCCGGCAGGACACGGGCCGCCGTCGCCGGCGCGCTCGACCGTTCGGCCAGGACCCGCCGGCCGAAGCGGGCGGCCGACATCGACTGGGACCGCACGATCAGGGCCAACCTGCGTCACTACCTGCCCGAACGGGCGACTGTGGTGCCGTCGCGGCTGGTCGGCTACGCCCGTAGGGAACGGGCGGTGCGGCGTGAGGTGGTGCTGTGCGTCGACCAGAGCGGTTCGATGGCGGCCTCGGTGGTGTACGCGGGGGTGTTCGGGGCGGCGCTGGCCTCGATGCGGTCTCTCAGGACCTCGCTCGTCGCGTTCGACACGGCCGTGGCGGACCTGACCGACCGGCTGCGCGACCCGGTGGAGCTGCTGTTCGGCACCCAGCTCGGTGGCGGGACCGACATCAACCGGGCCCTCGCGTACGCGCAGGGCCTGATCACCCGGCCGGCCGGTTCGATCCTCATCCTGATCAGCGACCTGTTCGAGGGCGGGGTGCGTGAGGAGATGCTGCGCCGGGTGGCGGCGCTGACCCAGGCGGGCGTCCAGGTGATCGTGCTGCTGGCTCTGTCGGACGAGGGGGCGCCGTCGTACGACCACGACAACGCCGCCGCGCTGGCCGCGATGGGGGTGCCCGCGTTCGCGTGCACCCCCGACGCGTTCCCCGACCTGATGGCCGCCGCGATCGAGCGGCGCGACATCACCCGCTGGGTCGAACGCCACACCACCTGA
- a CDS encoding enolase C-terminal domain-like protein gives MPRVRELEVFRVALPFGRRSESLLVKLTDYAGMTGWGEALAPQPKTWSRLEESLGALLVGVDWEHPDAVPGTDSAVDMACWDLWTRMRGVPLAHAVGGTRTSLMATVRLEPDKSVEHLVTRVNQQVCAGYGHVTLDIRPGWDVEPVRAVRAAYPALTLAVDGDGSYTDGGQLVALDSYGIEVIERPFPVTDVDAHATLQDQVAAAVAVEVRSTAELDDYLTLRAARVLLLRPTAFPSLTEARRAHDRAAAAGWDIQCAGGQGAGLARAATVALASLPGCTLACDVTQPPRQNQIVTPIVGAVAGVIAVPLTQPGLGHTIDEDRVRRMAKDHFQA, from the coding sequence ATGCCGCGTGTGCGTGAGCTGGAGGTCTTCCGGGTGGCCCTGCCATTCGGAAGGCGCTCGGAGAGCCTGCTCGTCAAGCTCACCGACTACGCCGGCATGACCGGATGGGGCGAGGCCCTCGCCCCCCAGCCCAAGACGTGGTCCCGGCTGGAGGAGTCGCTCGGCGCGCTGCTCGTCGGCGTCGACTGGGAGCACCCCGACGCCGTCCCCGGCACCGACTCGGCGGTCGACATGGCCTGCTGGGACCTGTGGACCAGGATGCGCGGCGTCCCCCTGGCCCACGCCGTCGGCGGCACCCGCACCTCGCTGATGGCCACTGTCCGGCTGGAGCCCGACAAGTCGGTCGAACACCTGGTCACCCGGGTCAACCAGCAGGTGTGCGCCGGCTACGGCCACGTCACGCTCGACATCCGTCCCGGCTGGGACGTCGAGCCGGTGCGCGCCGTCCGGGCGGCCTACCCGGCGCTCACCCTGGCCGTCGACGGCGATGGCTCCTACACCGACGGCGGGCAGCTCGTCGCGCTCGACTCCTACGGCATCGAGGTCATCGAACGCCCCTTCCCCGTCACCGACGTCGACGCCCACGCCACCCTGCAGGACCAGGTCGCCGCCGCCGTCGCGGTCGAGGTCCGCTCCACGGCCGAGCTGGACGACTACCTGACGCTGCGGGCGGCCCGGGTGCTGCTGCTGCGCCCCACCGCGTTCCCGTCGCTCACCGAGGCCCGCCGCGCCCACGACCGGGCCGCGGCGGCCGGCTGGGACATCCAGTGCGCGGGCGGCCAGGGCGCCGGCCTGGCCCGGGCGGCCACGGTCGCGCTGGCCAGCCTGCCGGGCTGCACGCTGGCGTGCGACGTCACCCAGCCACCCCGCCAGAACCAGATCGTCACCCCCATCGTCGGCGCCGTGGCCGGCGTCATCGCCGTCCCGCTGACCCAGCCGGGCCTCGGCCACACGATCGACGAGGACCGGGTGCGCCGCATGGCGAAGGACCACTTCCAGGCGTGA
- a CDS encoding MFS transporter — MTSTVEAVETPAPGVGSPGYRSISVGLVALIMLVAFEAMAVATAMPVVARDLDGMDLYNLAFSATLAASVIATVLGGRWGDVKGPVTPLAAGVATFVAGLLVAGFAQSMEAFVAGRFVQGLGAGLIQVSLYVLVARVYPAAAHPKVFALFSAAWVVPSMVGPAITGLVVQNADWRWVFLGVSLIVVPAALLLWRGIAGHALRGGIAEPAPGLGRKLVWATLTAVAAALIQYGSALKLAGLPLLAAGVVLLAVALPKLLPAGSLRAARGLPSAPVLRGLAYGSLMAAEVLIPLMLINERGLSATGAGIVLTVGALGWSTGSWIKGRGAISHLTAIRGGAIMIAIGIALVSLVLVDAVPLVVAHVAMAIAGLGIGALHPTVSVLVLEMSKAGEEGANTAAMGVGESVFTVVAVALSGAVFTAAGGSYLAGLACTFVLAVLAVLVAPRFARSAKAGTMEGTAS; from the coding sequence ATGACATCCACTGTTGAAGCCGTCGAGACCCCCGCCCCGGGTGTGGGATCCCCCGGATACCGGTCGATCAGCGTCGGGCTGGTCGCGTTGATCATGTTGGTGGCGTTCGAGGCGATGGCGGTGGCCACGGCGATGCCCGTCGTCGCCCGCGACCTCGACGGCATGGACCTGTACAACCTGGCCTTCAGCGCCACCCTGGCGGCCAGCGTCATCGCCACGGTGCTCGGCGGGCGCTGGGGCGACGTGAAGGGCCCCGTGACGCCGCTCGCCGCGGGCGTGGCGACCTTCGTGGCCGGGCTGCTGGTGGCGGGGTTCGCGCAGAGCATGGAGGCGTTCGTCGCCGGCCGGTTCGTCCAGGGGCTCGGCGCGGGCCTGATCCAGGTCTCGCTGTACGTGCTCGTCGCCCGGGTCTACCCGGCGGCTGCGCACCCCAAGGTGTTCGCCCTGTTCTCGGCCGCGTGGGTGGTGCCGTCCATGGTCGGGCCGGCCATCACCGGCCTCGTCGTGCAGAACGCCGACTGGCGGTGGGTCTTCCTCGGCGTCTCCCTCATCGTCGTGCCGGCGGCGCTGCTGCTGTGGCGCGGCATCGCCGGCCACGCGCTGCGCGGCGGCATCGCCGAGCCCGCTCCGGGCCTCGGCCGCAAGCTCGTCTGGGCCACGCTGACCGCCGTCGCCGCCGCGCTCATCCAGTACGGCAGCGCGCTCAAGCTGGCCGGCCTGCCGCTGCTCGCCGCCGGGGTCGTGCTGCTCGCCGTGGCGCTGCCGAAGCTGCTGCCCGCCGGGTCGCTGCGGGCCGCCCGCGGCCTGCCGAGCGCCCCCGTGCTGCGCGGCCTGGCCTACGGCTCGCTCATGGCCGCCGAGGTGCTCATCCCGCTCATGCTGATCAACGAGCGCGGGCTCAGCGCGACCGGTGCGGGCATCGTGCTGACCGTCGGCGCGCTTGGCTGGTCCACCGGATCGTGGATCAAGGGCCGTGGCGCGATCAGCCACCTCACGGCCATCCGGGGTGGGGCTATCATGATCGCGATCGGCATCGCGCTGGTCTCGCTCGTCCTCGTCGACGCGGTGCCGCTCGTCGTCGCCCACGTCGCCATGGCCATCGCCGGGCTCGGCATCGGCGCCCTGCACCCGACCGTGTCGGTGCTGGTGCTGGAGATGTCCAAGGCCGGGGAGGAGGGCGCGAACACCGCCGCCATGGGCGTCGGCGAGTCCGTCTTCACCGTGGTCGCCGTGGCCCTGTCCGGGGCCGTGTTCACCGCCGCCGGCGGCTCGTACCTGGCCGGTCTGGCCTGCACGTTCGTGCTGGCCGTGCTGGCGGTGCTCGTGGCCCCTCGTTTTGCGCGGTCCGCGAAGGCGGGCACTATGGAGGGAACCGCGTCATAA
- a CDS encoding TetR/AcrR family transcriptional regulator has protein sequence MASDADVPAPPWRTPRRKAQPRPQLSQELIVETGLAVLDAEGLDGLSMRRVAQELGTGPASLYAHVSGKEELLELIYDRVLGEIRLPAPDPARWREQLRAYAEETHRVLARHADVARAALAGIPTGPNAVRLAEYVFGLLVEAGMPPREASLALDRLTLYISGDAFEGSLHYARMRAAEQSGTEEYFRHYVSQVADYFRSLPPERFPYISRHVDALIADGGEARFRYGLDLLLAGLAARMPDAAAKP, from the coding sequence ATGGCAAGCGACGCTGACGTACCGGCCCCGCCGTGGCGCACCCCCCGGCGGAAGGCGCAGCCGAGACCGCAGCTCAGCCAGGAGCTGATCGTCGAGACGGGCCTCGCCGTCCTCGACGCCGAGGGGCTCGACGGGCTGAGCATGCGGCGGGTGGCGCAGGAGCTCGGCACCGGCCCCGCCTCGCTGTACGCGCACGTGTCCGGCAAGGAGGAGTTGCTGGAGCTCATCTACGACCGGGTGCTCGGCGAGATCCGGCTGCCCGCGCCCGACCCGGCCCGCTGGCGGGAGCAGCTTCGCGCCTACGCCGAGGAGACGCACCGGGTCCTGGCCCGCCACGCCGACGTGGCGAGGGCGGCCCTGGCCGGCATCCCCACCGGGCCCAACGCCGTCCGGCTCGCCGAGTACGTGTTCGGCTTGCTCGTCGAGGCGGGCATGCCGCCCCGCGAGGCGTCGCTGGCCCTCGACCGGCTCACCCTCTACATCAGCGGCGACGCCTTCGAGGGCTCCCTGCACTACGCCAGGATGCGGGCCGCCGAGCAGTCCGGCACGGAGGAGTACTTCCGCCACTACGTCTCGCAGGTGGCCGACTACTTCCGCTCGCTGCCGCCTGAGCGCTTCCCGTACATCAGCCGCCACGTCGACGCGCTGATCGCCGACGGCGGCGAGGCGCGCTTCCGGTACGGCCTGGACCTCCTGCTCGCGGGACTCGCGGCCCGCATGCCGGACGCCGCCGCGAAACCCTAG
- a CDS encoding ATP-binding protein: MTVLRPHAEEQYAEELAMLAKEDDRRRPPGWRLSPWAVTTYVLGDGERITPKYVGARRIVEVAVATLATDRALLLLGVPGTAKTWLSEHLAAAVSGDSTLLVQGTAGTAEEAVRYGWNYARLLAEGPSLDALTPSPVMRAMAEGRVARVEELTRMPSDVQDALITVLSEKTLPIHELGREVQAQRGFNLIATANDRDRGVNELSSALRRRFNTVVLPVPATPEEEVDIVARRVAQLGRSLELPEAGTGLEEIRRVVTVFRELRAGVTEDGRTKLKSPTGTLSTAEAISVLTGGIALAAHFGDGVLRPADVAAGIVGAVVQEPVSDRVVWREYLETVVRERPGWRDFYRACREVS; the protein is encoded by the coding sequence ATGACCGTCCTGCGCCCGCACGCCGAAGAGCAGTACGCCGAGGAACTGGCGATGCTGGCCAAGGAGGACGACCGGCGGCGGCCGCCCGGCTGGCGGCTGTCGCCGTGGGCCGTGACCACCTACGTCCTGGGCGACGGCGAGCGCATCACCCCCAAGTACGTGGGCGCCCGCCGCATCGTCGAGGTGGCCGTCGCCACCCTCGCCACCGACCGCGCGCTGCTGCTGCTCGGTGTGCCGGGCACCGCCAAGACATGGCTGTCGGAGCACCTGGCCGCCGCCGTCAGCGGCGACTCGACCCTGCTCGTCCAGGGCACGGCCGGCACCGCGGAGGAAGCCGTCCGATACGGCTGGAACTACGCCCGGCTGCTGGCCGAGGGCCCGTCCCTCGACGCGCTGACCCCCTCGCCGGTGATGCGGGCGATGGCCGAGGGGCGCGTGGCTCGGGTGGAGGAGCTCACCCGGATGCCGTCCGACGTGCAGGACGCCCTGATCACCGTGCTGTCGGAGAAGACGCTGCCGATCCACGAGCTGGGCCGCGAGGTGCAGGCGCAGCGCGGGTTCAACCTGATCGCCACCGCCAACGACCGCGACCGCGGCGTCAACGAGCTGTCCAGCGCGCTGCGCCGCCGGTTCAACACGGTGGTGCTGCCGGTGCCCGCCACGCCGGAGGAGGAGGTGGACATCGTCGCCCGGCGCGTCGCCCAACTCGGCCGTTCCCTCGAGCTGCCCGAGGCCGGCACGGGCCTGGAGGAGATCCGCCGCGTGGTGACGGTCTTCCGCGAGCTGCGCGCCGGCGTCACCGAGGACGGCCGCACCAAGCTCAAGTCGCCCACCGGCACCCTGTCCACCGCCGAGGCGATCTCGGTGCTCACCGGCGGCATCGCCCTCGCGGCGCACTTCGGCGACGGGGTGCTGCGCCCGGCCGACGTGGCCGCCGGGATCGTCGGCGCCGTGGTGCAGGAGCCGGTGTCCGACCGGGTGGTGTGGCGCGAATACCTGGAGACGGTCGTCCGCGAGCGTCCCGGCTGGCGCGACTTCTACCGCGCGTGCCGGGAGGTGTCGTGA
- a CDS encoding MFS transporter, which translates to MTTVTAPAATHQPYRRRWAALAVILAAEVMDLLDALVTTIAAPSIREDLGGSASLVQWLGAGYTLAMAVGLITGGRLGDLFGRRRMFVLGAFGFTATSLLCGLAAGPEMLVAGRVLQGLFGAVMIPQGLGLIREMFPPEEIGKAFGLFGPVIATSSVGGPILAGWLVDADLFGTGWRMIFLINLPVGLAAAVAGMRLLPELRLSNATRLDLVGVLLVSVAGFLLVFPLIQGQELGWPAWTFASMVASLAVFAAFGAHESRRARSGKDPLVTPSLFRKRAFTGGLVAGLAFFSGLIGLSLVFTLYTQVGLGFSPLKAGLTGLPQAVGGVIGFGLAMSGLQEKLGRGLLQIGTGVMALGAGVLGLTIHLAGLDVGPWQLAPGLALVGIGMGLTMAPFFDIVLAGVDEHESGSASGTLTAIQQLGAALGTAMLGTLLFDLLARRWSFGSAMQVTVWVEIGLLALTFALSFLLPRRARPDPSGH; encoded by the coding sequence ATGACCACCGTCACCGCCCCGGCGGCGACCCACCAGCCGTACCGCCGGCGCTGGGCCGCCCTCGCCGTGATCCTCGCCGCCGAGGTCATGGACTTACTCGACGCGCTCGTCACCACCATCGCGGCGCCGTCCATCCGGGAGGACCTGGGCGGCTCGGCGAGCCTGGTGCAGTGGCTGGGCGCCGGCTACACGCTGGCCATGGCCGTCGGCCTGATCACCGGCGGCCGGCTCGGCGACCTGTTCGGCCGCAGGCGCATGTTCGTCCTCGGGGCGTTCGGCTTCACCGCGACGTCCCTGCTGTGCGGCCTGGCCGCCGGCCCCGAGATGCTCGTCGCCGGCCGGGTGCTGCAGGGCCTGTTCGGGGCCGTGATGATCCCGCAGGGGCTCGGCCTGATCAGGGAGATGTTCCCGCCCGAGGAGATCGGCAAGGCGTTCGGCCTGTTCGGGCCGGTCATCGCGACCTCGTCGGTGGGCGGGCCGATCCTGGCCGGCTGGCTGGTCGACGCCGACCTGTTCGGCACCGGCTGGCGCATGATCTTCCTGATCAACCTGCCGGTGGGGCTGGCCGCCGCCGTGGCCGGCATGCGGCTGCTGCCGGAGCTGCGGCTGTCGAACGCCACCCGGCTCGACCTGGTCGGCGTGCTGCTGGTGTCCGTTGCCGGGTTCCTGCTCGTCTTCCCGCTCATCCAGGGGCAGGAGCTGGGCTGGCCCGCCTGGACGTTCGCGTCGATGGTGGCCTCGCTCGCGGTGTTCGCCGCGTTCGGCGCCCACGAGTCGCGCCGGGCCCGTTCCGGCAAGGACCCGCTGGTCACGCCGAGCCTGTTCCGCAAGCGGGCGTTCACCGGCGGCCTGGTGGCCGGGCTCGCGTTCTTCTCGGGGCTGATCGGGCTGAGCCTGGTCTTCACCCTCTACACCCAGGTGGGCCTCGGCTTCAGCCCGCTCAAGGCCGGTCTCACCGGCCTGCCCCAGGCCGTCGGGGGCGTCATCGGGTTCGGGCTGGCCATGTCGGGGCTGCAGGAGAAGCTCGGGCGCGGCCTGCTGCAGATCGGCACCGGCGTCATGGCCCTCGGCGCCGGGGTGCTCGGCCTGACCATCCACCTGGCCGGTCTCGACGTCGGCCCCTGGCAGCTCGCCCCCGGCCTGGCACTGGTCGGCATCGGGATGGGGCTGACGATGGCGCCGTTCTTCGACATCGTGCTGGCCGGGGTCGACGAGCACGAGTCGGGCTCCGCCTCCGGCACGCTGACCGCGATCCAGCAGCTCGGTGCGGCCCTAGGCACCGCCATGCTGGGCACGCTCCTGTTCGACCTGCTCGCGCGCCGGTGGAGCTTCGGCTCGGCCATGCAGGTGACGGTCTGGGTCGAGATCGGGCTGCTGGCCCTCACGTTCGCGCTGTCGTTCCTGCTCCCGCGCCGCGCCCGGCCCGACCCGTCCGGCCACTGA
- a CDS encoding DUF5691 domain-containing protein yields MSWAELASTALVGTDRRPYEGELLADAAVEVARRRAGRAPRRDGEPPGAAPEEEQAAVSRQAGERLVRIMGGEHERLLPEWLAAAAATGRRVPPYALPGLLDRGARDRSIRAHLGVLAGRRGRWLASLNPAWAYLLEEPTGQTWELGGAADRRAHLRRLRASDPEAARLLLESTWEEETPGDRAEFVEVLADGLSMADEPFLERALDDRRREVRQQAANLLARLTASRLAGRMAARAAACLTIAAGVITVEAPHACDKAMERDGIRAKPPRGTGERAWWLQQLIARAPLSVWPHPPGRLLAMRVPEWDAEVKAGWVRAAVLQRDPEWARAMFAWDPIADLLSALGPAEQQELAAAFVHRHDVDSQLIMVLGGVSPHWRDGLATAVLAKIVKVAATQPWNLGELAKLAAERIDPALGEAAGHYSPEPAVQRVAAVLRFRADMLEELR; encoded by the coding sequence GTGAGCTGGGCGGAGCTGGCCTCGACGGCCCTGGTGGGCACCGACCGCAGGCCGTACGAGGGGGAGTTGCTGGCGGACGCGGCGGTGGAGGTCGCGCGGCGGCGCGCCGGCCGGGCCCCACGCCGCGACGGCGAGCCGCCGGGGGCGGCGCCCGAGGAGGAGCAGGCGGCGGTGAGCCGGCAGGCGGGGGAGCGGCTGGTGCGGATCATGGGCGGCGAGCACGAGCGGCTGCTGCCCGAATGGCTCGCCGCGGCGGCGGCCACCGGCCGCAGGGTGCCCCCGTACGCGCTGCCCGGCCTGCTCGACCGGGGCGCCCGTGACCGGTCGATCCGCGCCCATCTCGGCGTGCTCGCCGGGCGGCGCGGCCGGTGGCTGGCGAGCCTCAACCCCGCCTGGGCCTACCTGCTGGAGGAGCCCACCGGCCAGACGTGGGAGCTGGGCGGCGCCGCCGACCGCCGGGCCCACCTGCGCCGGCTCAGGGCCTCCGACCCCGAGGCGGCCCGGCTCCTGCTGGAGAGCACGTGGGAGGAGGAGACACCCGGTGACCGCGCGGAGTTCGTGGAGGTGCTGGCCGACGGCCTGTCCATGGCCGACGAGCCGTTCCTGGAGCGGGCGCTCGACGACCGCAGGCGTGAGGTGCGCCAGCAGGCCGCCAACCTGCTCGCCCGGCTGACCGCCTCCCGCCTGGCCGGGCGGATGGCCGCACGCGCCGCCGCGTGCCTCACCATCGCGGCCGGCGTGATCACCGTGGAAGCCCCCCACGCCTGCGACAAGGCGATGGAACGCGACGGCATCAGGGCCAAGCCGCCGCGCGGCACCGGCGAGCGCGCCTGGTGGCTGCAGCAGCTCATCGCCCGGGCACCGCTGTCCGTCTGGCCGCACCCGCCGGGCCGGCTGCTCGCGATGCGTGTCCCCGAGTGGGACGCCGAGGTGAAGGCCGGCTGGGTGCGAGCGGCCGTGCTGCAGCGCGATCCGGAGTGGGCGCGGGCGATGTTCGCCTGGGACCCGATCGCCGACCTGCTCAGCGCGCTCGGCCCCGCGGAGCAGCAGGAGCTCGCCGCCGCGTTCGTGCACCGGCACGACGTCGACAGCCAGCTCATCATGGTGCTGGGCGGCGTGTCACCGCACTGGCGCGACGGGCTGGCGACCGCCGTGCTCGCCAAGATCGTCAAGGTGGCGGCCACCCAGCCGTGGAACCTCGGCGAGCTGGCCAAGCTGGCCGCCGAACGCATCGACCCGGCGCTCGGCGAGGCGGCCGGCCACTACTCACCGGAGCCGGCCGTGCAGCGGGTCGCCGCCGTGCTGCGGTTCCGGGCCGACATGTTGGAGGAGCTTCGATGA